The genomic segment CGCCGGCGCGACCATCCGCGCCCGGAAGTCGGGGAAGGCGAGCTCGTGAGGCGCGTCCTGGTCGCGCTGCTGACCGCGACGGCGTTGCTCGGCCTGGCCTCCCCGGCGCTGGCGCACAACGTGCTGGTGTCGTCCGACCCGGCCAAGGGCGCGTCGCTGCAGGAAGGCCCCCAGCGCGTGACGCTGACCTTCGACCAGTACGTGCAGGCGGCCGACGTGAACCAAGTCGCGGTCACCGGGCCCGACGGCTCGCAGTGGGCCGAGGGCACGGTCGAGGTCAAGGGCAACGTGGTCACCGCGCCGCTGCGCCCGCTCGGCCCGGCCGGTGAGTACACGCTGGGCTTCCGCATCCTGTCCGCGGACGGGCACGCGGTGAGCGACGAGATCAAGTTCACCCTGGCCAAGGCGGGCACCGGCACCCCGGCGGCCGCCGACGCCGCGCGCTCCGGCGGCACCGGCGGCGGCGCGGCCGACAGCGACTCCGGCGGCGTGCCGCTGTGGGTGTGGATCGCCGGCGCGGTCGTGCTGCTCGCGCTGGGCCTGGTGTTCGCGCTGCGAGCGGGTAAGGAACCGACGAAGTCATGACGCAGGCCGAGACCACCTCGCCGGTCCGCTATTCCACGCTGGTCTGCGTGGTCACCGCCGCACTGGTGGGCGCGCTGATCGGCGTGGCCCTGTCGGCGACCGCGCCGATCCCCGGGGTGACCGAGGTCAGCGAGGTGGTCTCGGTGGCCATCCCGATCGTGCGGGTGCTGCTGGACATCGCGGCGGTCGCCACGATCGGGCTGTCGCTGCTGTCGGTGCTGGTCGGCTACGACCGGCCGAAGCTGACCGAACCGATCCTGCGGCTGGCCCGGCCGGCGGCGGTGGCTTCCGCGCTGGTCTGGTCGGCGACCGCGTTCGTCGCGCTGGTGCTGCAGACCGCGGAGTTCCGCCCGGGTGCCGAAACCATCGGCGCCGGGGACGTGTGGGACTACATCG from the Amycolatopsis magusensis genome contains:
- a CDS encoding copper resistance CopC family protein, producing the protein MRRVLVALLTATALLGLASPALAHNVLVSSDPAKGASLQEGPQRVTLTFDQYVQAADVNQVAVTGPDGSQWAEGTVEVKGNVVTAPLRPLGPAGEYTLGFRILSADGHAVSDEIKFTLAKAGTGTPAAADAARSGGTGGGAADSDSGGVPLWVWIAGAVVLLALGLVFALRAGKEPTKS